GTCCGTTATGACGAGGGTGCCGCTCGTCTCGACGGTGCCGCTGGTTGTGACCGTGCCGCTGATCCCGAGGATGCGGGTGCTGCTGGCCACGAGGGAGGCGATGGAGCCGTCCAGATTGAAAAGGTGGTCGTTCTTGGTCGCCGTCGAAAGGGTGCCGCTTCTCGTCGTGGTGGAGGCGCTGCTGCTGCTCACGATGGTCCCGCTCACCATGACGGTGGTCACCGTGGTGGTGGTGATCACATCATAGGTGCCGGTCGTCACCGTGGCGAAGGGGACGATGGAGCCGATCGTGGCGGTCGGAAGGATGCTCTGGTCCCAGTCATTGTCATCCATGACCAGTTTCAGGTTTCGCGACCCTCCTGAGGTGGCGAAGATGAGCGAATCGCGCTTCGGGGATATGATCGGGTTGATGGAGTCGGCCCGTCCGTCCGGGCGGAAATAGGTGCCGGTGCCGACGACATTCGTGACGGACGAGGCCGTGTCCAGTGACGCGACATTTCTGAGGATCACGTGGGTCGTGCCGCTCGAATTACCGCTGACGGTCACGTTGTTGACCAGCGCCCCGTCGCGGTAGGTGTGCAACAGCAGGACGCCGCCGTCGCTTTGATAATTGCCTTGCACGTAGATGCTGGTGTCGCCGACGCCGGGGTCCCGGTTGTGCTCGGAGTCCCTCAATTCGGACGGCGGCTTCTGCGCGTCGCCGATTACCGGCGTCCTTGCCAGCAGGCCGTTATTGACAAGCGTGCCGGCGACCAAGTGGGAAGTCACGAGAAGCTGCGCCCCCGGCCGCACGAGCAGCGTATCCGCGACGGTCAGCCCAGTGCTGCTGGACACCTGCAACTGGCCGGACTGGAGGTCGTAGTTGGAGGCGGCGACGAAGCCGGTGTCATTCAGAATGACGCCGCCAGCGGAACCCGTCTGGATTTGAATGACGTTTCCGGTCCCGGAAACCCGCCCTTTGAACGTGTCGTTCCTGATTTGGTTGAACACCAGCAGACTGTCGTTCTGGATCAGGTTTTCGCCCAACCCCAAGGCGGTGGCCTCAAGGGTGCCGTTCTTGATCGCGACATCCGGCGATTTCGCCGTGACCCCGGCTTCGTCGGTCACGAAGATGCCGTTGAAGTTGATGCTCTCGTTGGCGAGAAAAACGGTGCCCGTGAAGTTGGCGTCGAGGAGAAACTGGCCGGTGCTCAGGTCCCTGCCGTCCGAGTCCTTGTAATTATTGGCGCCGGCATTGGTTGTGATTTTGCCGCCTCTGATTGTCCAGTTGCTGGTGCCGGTAAACGTCATGTCCGCGACCCAGACGCCACTCAAATCGACGGCGATGTTCCGGTTGGCCTCGTTGCCGGCATCGTAAAGGTTCCCGCTGTCATTCTTGGCGCCGAAGACCACGCTGTCCCCGTCGGCAAACGTTTTGTCAGAGGCAACGGGTATATGCCAGTTTTCGAGCATGGTATTCCATGCCGCGCCACTTTCGCCAGTCCAGTAAAGCCGGGCATTTACGACCGTGGAGTCTAGTTGGAGCTTGGTCGTGTCGTAGAAATTGGTCTGGCTGACGAGAGTGAGCCCTTCACCAAGGATGGATGAAAGATCACCCAAGCTGGATGGGAATGCATCCATGTTCCGTGTCAGGCTTGGGTTGGTCCCTGTGACGGTCCCCGTAATGGTTTCCGTAAATTTCCCCGAAGCATCCTTGGCATAAGTCAGAGTAGAAGTGACAGTAATCCAATCGCCGGTAGTATCATCTATCTTACTGCCGGTGACAATGATAGCGGAGCCGGCAAGCTCATATCCGACCTGTGTCTGGTAACGCGTTTCATCAACCGCGATGCCACCTTTGGTTATCACGAAATCCGTGGCCGTTACAAACCTGTCGGACACCAGAGTCGTGCCGCTATTGCCAATGCTGAGGGTGCCACTGTCCACCGAGCTGGTGTTTCCGGACAGTGAGATATAGCCAGTCGAGGCGGTCTGAATAAGCGTCGTAATGCCGTTGCCCATACGGTTAAAATCCAAAGTCGTGATACCCGTGAGGTCTGCCGCTCCGCCGACACTGACCACGTCGGTGCTGTATTCATTGCTCTTGCTGAGCACGGCGTTGTAAATCAGGGTGGCCGAGTTCAAGTTAAGATCGCCGGCGATCGTGAGCGTCTGAGCCCCGTAATCGTTTGCGGTCGCCGCCATACGCCCGAAGGTGGCGCCGCCGTCGATGGACAGCCGGCCGCCATTCACGGCGAGGTCACCGCCGATGGTGGCCGCACCGCCGAGCAGGGCACCGGCGCCCACGTTGACCTTGCTGGCCGCGGAGCCGAACACAGAGCCTTCGCCGAGCAGTGTAGCGCCGGTGTTCACATTCAACGTACCCGCGAAATCCGAGCTGTCGGAATTGATTGAAAGGATGCCCGCGCCGTTTTTGTTGATGACTGAATCCGCCGCGCCGGAGATGGAGTCCGCCGCGCTGATGTTGGCCGCGGTGCGGAGCGCGCGGTCGCCTTGGAGGCCAAACATCACCGTCCTGCCGTCGGCGACATCCACATTGACCTCGGCCCCGGCTTCGAGGGCAAGCGCACCGCCGCCCGCGCCCGACGTGTTGTTCAGGAAGAGCATGTCGCCATCCGCCTTGAGATTGAGGGTCGCGCCCGCGTCGACATGGAACACGCCGCCCGCGTCCGCACCGGTGGCGTTGTTGAGCACGGCGAGCTGGCTGGCGTCGCTGGTCGCGAGGGTCGCGATGTTGCCCGCCGCGACGTCGAGGCGTTGCGAATCGAGGCTTTGCGCCCCATCCAAAACCATCTGCCCGGTGACGAGCAGGGCGGCACCGTTGTCCGTCGTGTTAGCAAACTCGATCTTGCTCAACGCCGCACCCAACTGCGCCGCGGTGCCCGCGGCGACCGTGCCTCCGGTGATGAGGATGCCACCGGTGAATTCGTTGCGCTGGCCTAGGCCCGTCGCATTGGCGAGGGTCAGGATTTTGCCAGTTCCGCTCATGGTCAGGCGTCCGTCGGCCGCCGCCTCCGCGCTGCCGCCCCAGGCATCGGCCTCGGTGGTGATGCCGTGGGCACCGGCAAATGTATAGTTGCCGTCAACCGTCATGCCGGCCACGCCGACGTTTTCGTCCACGGACACGGTTTCCCCTGCGCCAGCAAAACGGACCACGTCGCCGAGGACGTAGTCAGAGTCGCCATTCGTCATGTTGCCGCTGACCGATGTCCACGAATTGCTGCCTCCGGCGTCGTTCCAGTCCAGAACCAAGTTGCTGGTGGAATAATTTAGCGTGAGGTCGTTGCCCATCGCTGACGCACCAATGGTCAGGCGCGTGCCAAAGGATCCCAAGTCGGTGCCTTTGTAATCAAACCAATACGAGGCAGTGTCGTTGAGCGCTCCCGCCGCGTCCGCGATGACAAACGCCCCTTGAGCCAACGAAGTCAGGCTGATGTCAGTCGAGCCCGAGAGGGTGATGTCATCAGCCACGATTTTGTCGCTCGTGCTGCCGGCAAAGAGGCCGACCGCCAAGGCGGCGTTGTTCAGGGTGATGTCCGCGAGCGTGGTCGCGTCCTTGGCCAGGGTGAGGGTTTGCGCGGCGGTGTGGCTGGTGATGACATCACCCACAGAAATTGAGACGATCTGGCCGGAAGCGAGCGTGGTCAGGCCGAGGTTCAGCCGCCCGTTGCCGGCCAGGTGGAGCCCGGCCGCCGCCCCTAGGGTGACGCCGCCCGTGCCCGCGTTCAACGTCAGCGCGCCGCCGCCGAGCACGCGCAGGGTGGCGCCGTCGCCGATGGTGATGGTCTCGGCGTTGATGGTGGCGTTGGCCTCCAGCGTGGCGGGGCCTTTCAGGTCAAACAACGTTCCGGCCTGGCTCACGTTCGCGGCGGAGCCCCAATGCAGATCGGAGCCCGTGCCGGAAATGCGCAGCGTGCCGTGGCCGACGGTGGTGACGCCCTCGATGTCCGCGCTGGCGTTCTCCAGCCAGACCAAGCCGGTCGGCGTGGTGTTGGCCAGAATCTGGGGCGCCGTCGCGGCATCGCCGATGGACACGCGGTCGCTCGTGGTCCTGACCACGGTCGTCTTTGTGCCGGACGCGACGGTGACCGTGGTTTCGACCACAGTCGTGCCGTTGGTGGACGAGGTCACGGTTGTGCCATTCGCGTCGGCCGTCGTGCCCGTGGTCGTGGTGCTATAGGTCATCCGCGCGCTGTCTTGGATCGTGTTGATATTGACCAGCAGGTTTTTTCCCGTGTGATCCATCTCGATGCCGCCGTCCATGTAAATTTGCATCCCCGCATAGGCGTCGAGGTTGATGACGCCGGCGATAGGGCTCAGGCCGGTGACCGCTCCGGCGCCCACATAAATGTCGTTGGCCCGGCCCGAGTGCGGGTCCAGCCGCAGGTAGCCGTCAGCGCTGATGCCGCCGTCGTTGGTTCGGGTCGGGTCGAGGATTTTGTTGAAATCCACCAAGTCCACCACCTCGTCCACGGGCAACCCGTCCGACCCGGTCACCGTGACCGTCCCGGTTTCGTAGATGGTGACGCCCGCGCGATTGCCCTTGAAAAGGATGTCGGCCACCCGCGCGTTCAGGTTGAGTTGCGGCGCGTTACTCAAAATGCTGGCATGGGTCGCGGTGGAAACCAAGCCGATGGCGATGGCGCCACCCTCGCCGCCTGCGTAGTTGTCGATGAATTTCGCGCCGGAGCCGATGAGGAGCTTGGCGCCGTCATAGGAGCCGATGGCACCGCCGTCCTTCATCGCCACGTTGTCCTTGAGCAGGCCCCAGTCGCCCGCCGTCGAGTAGGTGCCCGCGGGCTTCCAGTCCAGCGGGTTCAGCACCAGCGACCACGGCGTGCCATAGCGCGTCTGCACGGTCGCCGGCGGCGCGCCGGAGCCGATGAGGAGGGCGCCGCCGCTGCCTTTCGCCTGATTGTGCCAGAAGGAATACAGGGACTCGACGTAAAACCCGCCGGTTGCGAACGCGGCGCCGCCGCCCCACAGGGGTACATCGTTCACCCGGACGCCGTCCCCCGCCTTCACGGGGTCCTTGGAGTAGGCGATGTTTCCGTGCATGGTCAGCATGGAGCCGGCCCCGGCCTTGCCGAAGTACAGGGCGGTGGAGGTCATGCTGGCCTTGTCCCAAACCCAAGTGTCGGACCGTGCCGCGCCGTAATGGCCCGCCTGAATGGCGCCGCCATTCACATCGGCGGCATTGCCCGTAAACGTGGCGTCGGCAAAGAACATCGCGCCAAAATACTGCATGGGGTTCGAGGCGTTATTATTGTTCAACATGATGTCTAGGGCGCCGCCGTTGCCGTTCGTGCTGTTGCGCAGGAAGGCCGCCGGCGCGCCCTCGCGAAAGACCAGATACGAGCCGTAGGTGTGGATCGCGCCGCCGCCGCGCACCTTGGCACCGTAGTCGCTCAGGCCGGTCACGGTGTTGGTGCCCGAGAACACACCGGTGGTGGTTTCCCCGTACCATATATTCACGGGCACGCCCTCCTCGAGTTTTTCCGACATCACACCGGTCCCGGACGTGATGTTGACCGGCGGGACGAAGCTGGCGTCGGCATCCATGCTGCTGTAGATCAACTCCCAATCCGGCCTGAACCCGGACACGTTGTCCGTGAAGAGCGCGGGCGCGTAAAAATCAAAGTAGCTGTTGTTGCCCTTGTTGTCAGAATAAGCCTCGGCAATGGCACCGCCGTAGCCGCTCGACTGGTTGGCGACGAAATAGCTTTCCCCGTTAAAAACCGTCTTGTTGTTGTCGGCGCCATAGGTATAGGCGCCGCCGTTGCCACCGCCGCGGCTGCTCGTCGCCTGCGGGTAGAGGCCCGCGATGTTGCCCATGAAAATGGTCCTCCCGTTGAACCGGACGGTGGAGCCATTGTGAACCGTTATTGCACCGCCCTCGGCGGAAGCCATGTTGCCGATAAAGATCGCATCCCGGTTAAAGATGAGGTTCTGCCCGCCTGTACCGACGCGCATGGCACCGCCGCTGCCGTCGTAGGAACTGCCGCCGGCGATGTTGAACATGAAGATGCCGCCCTGCTGCGTGTTATACTGCGCGCCAGCCATGTTGCCCACGAAGTAGGCGTTGCCGTCGAACTGGATGGATTCCTCCCCCAAGATCGCCCCTCCCTTGTTGCGGGCGATATTGGCGACAAAAGCGACGTTGCCCTTGATCTGCACCGTACCGCGAACGGTCTCGTTTGCGATGCCTTTGCCGTTGGAACGATAGAGGGAGAGCGCGCCGCCATCGCCCGTGCTGTAGCCACCGTAGAAAATGACGTGCTCTAGGGTGATCATCGAAGTGCCGCCGATGGCCGGGGGACTGTATTCATTAAAATACTCCATGAATTTATTCCGCGTCCCCGGCGCGGGCGTCAGGATGGCCCAGGCCGCGTTCTGCATGTCCAGCCGGGGCGTCAGCACATCCTTGGTGGGGTCCAGCGCGTCGGATGAATAAACGGAAATCGGCCAGACATTGAAGCCGTTCGTGGTGCCACTATAATCTTTGATCCACTGCGGCGTCTCCGTGTTGTCCTGGATGATTCGGCCCGAGAGATACACCCGGTCGCTCTGGGTGAAAAACGAGGGCATCAGCTCGGCGAGCGACGGCATCTTCCCGATCAACTCATTCAACCGCGCATATGGGTTGAAGCGGCTGTAAACCGACGGATCGCCGTCCTCGCGCCCCGCGTAGGTGCTGAGGGTGCCGTTTGAGCGTTGGATGGCGACCATGATTGTCGGATCAATCGCGACCCACGGCGTGAATGGGATGAAGTCGGGATTGCTGGTTTTGCCCGCGTCCAGCACAACCGAGTCATTTCGGCGCAGCCGCTGCGTGGGCGCCGGGTTGTTCGCGGAGCCAAGCCCGGTGCCGCTGAGTTCGTAGGTATCGCCGGAAAGGGCCACGCCTGATGCGACGACAACCAAGGTCGCTGCCAAGGAGCGGAGCTTTGATTTCCCTCCAACATACAAGAGAGGGGAACCACAGGGGCGATTAACGCGCGGTGATATGATGTGGGAGTTCATAATGATATAAGTTGTATTAAATTTTTGGGGTGTGACTTTTCCTCAGACTGCTGCGTGTATTTTTGATCAATTGTACTTTATTTAAAACAGTCGTCCAGGATCGGAGTGTTTATATGCAGTGCGCCGATTGTTGGGGACTGTCCCGGGTAAGGCCGCCCGGGATGGATGATAATTGATGCAGGCTGCATGGCATTTTTGAAAAAGTGCAGGACGTTCTTTATGTGGTTTTATGGATGGGGAAACTTTGACCAATCTCCGGCCGGACGGCATGGAATGGCGAAAGCCGGAAGCAGCATCGGATGAAGGGATGACGGATTGATGTGATATTTTCCAAGGGGGACGAAGGCGGGGATGGGCCACCAGAAGGCGGTGATAACAAATATTGAGCGGGTGTCGTTCTGCCCAATATCAGCATAGAAACAATGCGTCCCAAATCGGACAGTCCGGAACTGTCTCTGACTCCAGAACATTTTGGGGATATCGGGGCATGACATTTAGAGAGAAAACGGCACTTTCCCCTTCTTATGTAGCGCAGACTGAAAAATCCGTTTCTGGCTGTTGACCGCCGGGTTGAAAATGTGCGCCATGCGGCAGCCCCAAATGCAAATCCTGTTCGCAAATGGCATAAATCGGACTGTCCGAAAATACCTTGGATTGTGCCCCGGCACAGGTCGGTCCACCAAACCCTTTTCTTTCTTGCGTATCTCACACCAAGAAGAGCCATACCCGCCATAATCTCCCAATAACAATCCTCCCCCTGTCATGTTTTCATCTATAAAAACACGCCTCAGATCATTCCAAATCCCGGGAATTTTTATACTCCTGTTCATAATACCGCTTCGCGCCTCCCAGTCCGTCCCGCCTGCCTTTCCCGGGGCGGAGGGATTCGGCGCGCTGGCGACCGGCGGGCGCGGGGGCGAGGTTTATCATGTCATAAACCTGGATGATTCCGGCCCCGGTTCGTTTCGCGATGCCGTCAGCCAGCCGAACCGGACCGTGGTGTTCGATATTGGCGGGGTCATCAATATAACGAGCCGCCTGCAAGTCGCGGCCAACATCACCATCGCCGGGCAGACCGCGCCGGGGGACGGCGTCACGGTTTACGGCGAGCGCGTGGCGTTCTCCGACAACACCATCGTCCGGCACATGCGTTTCCACGGCAGCATCACCATGCCGCGCGGCGGATGCACCGTGATCATCGACAACCTCAAAAACGCCATTTTCGACCATGTCTCCATCGCCTGGGGCCGCTGGGACAATATCCACATCAAGGGGACGTCCGATGTCACGCTCCAGTATTGCCTGATTGCGGAGGGCATTGACCCGCAAATGTTTGGCGCCTTGATCGAGCGCCCGCAGAACATCACCATCCACCACTGCCTGTGGAGCAACAACCAGAGCCGAAATCCGAAGGGCAAGGCGGGACTTCAGTATTATAACAATGTCGTTTACAACTGGAAGGTCTCCGGCTTCGTGGGCGGCCATTCCGCCGCCGACCATTATCAGGACATGATAAACAATTACTTCATCGCCGGCCCCAACTCATCGGACAGGTTCATCGCCGGGTTCACGGCCACCGACCACGTATATCACCGGGGCAATCATGCGGACCTCGACAAGGACGGGAAGCTGAACGGCCGGCTTGTCACGGACGAGGATTTCATCTCGGCAAAGGCCACGCTGCTTCCCGCGGCCACCCACACGGCCCCTGTCCCCGTCACCCTTGATGCCGCGGAAGCGGCGGCGGAAAAAGTGCTCGCGGGCGCCGGAGCCTCGTTGAAGCGCGATGCCGTGGATGCCCGGCAGATCGAACAAGTGAAATCGTTCGGCAAACTGGGGAAAATCATCCTGCGCGAGTCCGACGTGGGCGGGCAACCGGCGATGGAAAGCGGCGCGGCCCTGCCGGATTCGGACCGGGACGGCATCCCGGACGCATGGGAGAAAGCCCACGGACTCGATCCCCGGAATCCTGACGACGGACGGCAAATCCAGCCCGACGGATATTCCAATCTGGAGCACTACATGAATTCGATTCCAGGAATGACGTTGTCCGGCAGGTCCTGATCGAATATATCAAACCTCCCATCAGACCGCCGGACCTGCCTCCCTTCATTTGACTTTTGGCCAACCTTGACGAGATTTATAATCCACACCCAGCCAGCTAGGGTATCCTCTCAATAGAAGCACATACCTCCCGGAAAATGCATTATACCCAAGCCCTCCATAATTCACTGCTCGCCTCTGTCATTGCCTCGGCTTTGCTGTCCGGCGCCCTTCAGGCGCAGCAGATGCCCGAAGCCACAACCGCGCCTGAAGAACCGCAACGAAATATTCCCATTGCCGCCAGTCCCGCCAGCGCCCGCTCCGGCCTCGCCCTGCCCGATGACATCATCGAACTGTCCGTTTTCACGGTGGAAGAAAGCAAAAACCGCGGGTACCAGGCATCCCGCACCATGTCGGGTACGCGCCTGAACACCGCGCTCGAAGACATTGCGGCGTCCATCTCCGTTGTCACCAAGGAACAGATGATGGACACCGCCTCGGTTGATATTAATGATATCTTCCTCTACGAGGCGAACACCGAGGGGACGATGCAATACACCGATTTCCAGTTTTTGCCGTCATCCGGCTCGACGGGAGACATGTATGTTGACAA
This genomic stretch from Termitidicoccus mucosus harbors:
- a CDS encoding pectate lyase family protein codes for the protein MFSSIKTRLRSFQIPGIFILLFIIPLRASQSVPPAFPGAEGFGALATGGRGGEVYHVINLDDSGPGSFRDAVSQPNRTVVFDIGGVINITSRLQVAANITIAGQTAPGDGVTVYGERVAFSDNTIVRHMRFHGSITMPRGGCTVIIDNLKNAIFDHVSIAWGRWDNIHIKGTSDVTLQYCLIAEGIDPQMFGALIERPQNITIHHCLWSNNQSRNPKGKAGLQYYNNVVYNWKVSGFVGGHSAADHYQDMINNYFIAGPNSSDRFIAGFTATDHVYHRGNHADLDKDGKLNGRLVTDEDFISAKATLLPAATHTAPVPVTLDAAEAAAEKVLAGAGASLKRDAVDARQIEQVKSFGKLGKIILRESDVGGQPAMESGAALPDSDRDGIPDAWEKAHGLDPRNPDDGRQIQPDGYSNLEHYMNSIPGMTLSGRS